GGGCCGGTCGTCGCGGAAGTACCGGCGCCGGAAGTCGCCCTCCGGGAAGGTGGCGTCGGCGGTGATCCGGCCGGTCAGCCCGCCCTCGTCCAGCGCGACCCGGACGATCACCCCGACGCCGTGCTCCTCGCAGGCCGGGAACAGCTCGTCCAGCGGCGACTGGTCGAACACGTTGAAGATCACCTGCACCGCGTCCACCTCCCCGCTGCGCACCAACTCGACGGCGCTGTGCGGCTCGTGGTCGTTGATCGAGACGCCGAACAGGCCGATCAGGCCCTCCCGCTTCAGCTCCCGCACGGTCTCCAGCCAGTCGCCCCGGCCCAGCCACTCGTCGCTCCACACGTGGAACTGGAGCAGGTCGAACCGCTCCAGCCCGCCGGCCGCCAACGAGGTCTCCAGGCTCTGCCGGATGTGCGCCCCCGGGAAGGTCTCCGCCGGGTCCACCCCGGCGCGGGCCGGCCACTGCCCGTTCAGCGGCGGCACCTTGGTCGCCACCCGCACCTGCTCGCCGTTGGCCGCCCGCTCCCGCACCACCCGGCCGACCAGCCGCTCGCTCTCCCCGTACCCCCGGGCCGTGTCGACGAAGTTCACCCCCAGGTCGACCGCCCGGTGCAGCGCCGCCAGCGAGTCCTCCTCGCGGGCGCCCACCCAGCTGGACGCCCCGATCCCCCACGCCCCGTAACCGACCTCCGAGACCTGCACACCGCTGCGCCCGAGCTCGCGGTACCGCATCCGTTCTCTCCCTCACCGGTGAACCGACCGTTCCGGGACGGGACCCTAGGCGGCGGGGCCGGGCGGACGCCAGGGGGTTACCCGGACTGCTGGGTGCCGTTCGTCGGCGCGGGTGCCTGCTGCGGCTGGTACTGGTGCTGGTGGATGCCGCCGTGGACCTTGCCCTGGATCGTGATGCCGCTGAACGTGCCGCCGTTGATCACGTTGTGCAGGGTGTCGCCGCTCAGCGCGGCCTCGGCCTGGCGGTGCCAGCGCTCCAGCGCGGGGCCGAACTCCGGTTCCAGCGCGGCGCGGACGGCCAGCGCGCTGTTCAGCCGTCCGGCCAGTTCGGTGTTCTGCGGGTCGCGCTCCAGCGCCGCCAGCTCGGCCTCGCCGCTGCTGACCGAGGCGGCCGCCGCGTGCTGGAACGGCCGACGGACCAGTGCGGTCAGCCCGTTCCAGCACTGCTTGCCGAGCTCCCCGCCCGCGCCCCCGGCCAGTGCCGCCAGCAGTCCCAGCGAAATCGGGTCCATCGGCCCGCCCCCTCCCTCGATCTGCCGCCCGCGTCGGGCGGCTTGCCACACTACACTCCGCGATGTGCCCCTCACCTGCGATTCGCCGACGTCGTCCCGGCCGTCCCGACCGTGACGGCCACCGATCCGCGCGCCGCGCTCGGCCCGTACTTCGCCGTCCGCGCCGACGCGTCCCCGCCGCCCGGGTTCCGTCCGTTGCCCGAACTGTCCGCGGCGGACGGCCCGTTGGCGGCGCGGATCGCCGAGGTGGGCCGGGTGCTGGGGACGGGCGAGCCGCGGGTGGCGGCGTCGACGGCGCACCTGGGGCTGGCGGCGCGGCTCTGGTCGGTGGCGCTCGGGGGCGGCTGGTGACGGGGCGGGTGCCGGAGCTGGACGGGGCGTGGTTCGCGCTGCCGCCGCAGGGGCCGTTCGACCTGTGGCTGCCGTCCGCGCCCGGCCGGGAGGCCACCGCCGCGGCGCTGGAGGCGACGGTGCTGACGGGCCGACTGGCACCGCTCGCGGGAGCCGTGCGCGCCGTCACCCCGCTCGCCCCGGGCCTGCTCGCGGGCAACGCCGCCTCCGCGCTGGTCGGTGCGGCCCGCCAGGCGGCGACCGTTCCGGCCTTCCGCGCCCCGGCCGCCGCGCTGGCCCGCGCCCTGCTGGCCCGCCCGGCGCTCGCGTCCACCGGGACGGTCTCCCCGCCCGGGCGTCCGCTCGCCTTCCGCCGGGCCTCGTGCTGCCTGTACTACCGCACCCCGTCCGGCGGCCTGTGCGGCGACTGCGTGTTCACCCGGGCGCCCCGCCGCTGAGCCGCGCTCCGGGCGGCCGGGGTCGTGAACCCGGGACCGGCGGGTAGCAGGCAGGGTGAGGGCAGTGGGCGGCGCATCGCACGAGGGGGGGCGGGGCAGTGGCGGGGGAACTGGCGGGGGAAGCAGCGGGGGAACTGGCCGGGGCAGGGGCGGCGGAGCCGGGCGGCAACCGGCGCGGTCGGCGCGCGAAGGAGGAGATCCTCGACGCGACGGCCCGCGTGATGGCCCTGCGGGGCTACGCCGCCACCACCATCTCGACCATCACCGCCGAGACCGGGCTGCCCCGCAGCGCGATCTACCACCACTTCCGGTCCAAGGGCGGCCTGCTCTCCGCCGTGATGGCCCGTGGCGCCCGCGACTTCTTCGCCGCCATGCGCACCGCCCACCGCGATCCCCCCGAGGGCGGCAGCCACCGCGAGCGGATGGCCTGGTACCTGGACCGGACCGCCGAAGTCCTCGCCGCCCAACCCGACTTCATGCGGCTGCACTTCCTGCTGCTGCTGAGCGACGAGGCCACCGAGGCCGAGGTCGCGGAGATGAACCGGCGGGTGCGCGACGAGGCCCGCGCCCACATCCGGGCGATGATCTCCGCCGTCTTCGCCGACCGGGGCCCGAGACCGCCCGGGCGGTCGCCGAGGAACTCGACCACTTCACCCTCGCCGGCTTCGACGGCGCCTTCCTCACCTCCCAGGCCGACCCGGAACGCACCGTCGCCACCCAGACGGCCCGCCTCGCCGACGCCCTCGTCGCCCTCGGCGAGGCGACCGCTGCCCGATACAAGGGGCTTTCCCGACAGCCGAGTTGACCACCCGCCGGGACGGTCGGGGCGTTCGGGCGGTCAGTGGCGGCGGCGGTCGGCGAGCTGGGCGGCGAGGA
This is a stretch of genomic DNA from Kitasatospora fiedleri. It encodes these proteins:
- a CDS encoding (2Fe-2S)-binding protein → MPELDGAWFALPPQGPFDLWLPSAPGREATAAALEATVLTGRLAPLAGAVRAVTPLAPGLLAGNAASALVGAARQAATVPAFRAPAAALARALLARPALASTGTVSPPGRPLAFRRASCCLYYRTPSGGLCGDCVFTRAPRR
- a CDS encoding aldo/keto reductase; amino-acid sequence: MRYRELGRSGVQVSEVGYGAWGIGASSWVGAREEDSLAALHRAVDLGVNFVDTARGYGESERLVGRVVRERAANGEQVRVATKVPPLNGQWPARAGVDPAETFPGAHIRQSLETSLAAGGLERFDLLQFHVWSDEWLGRGDWLETVRELKREGLIGLFGVSINDHEPHSAVELVRSGEVDAVQVIFNVFDQSPLDELFPACEEHGVGVIVRVALDEGGLTGRITADATFPEGDFRRRYFRDDRPAQVARRIAAITADLGIEPDRLAETALRFVLSAPAVSTVIPGMRTVRNVERNAAVADGVPLDERQLKVLAGHRWERNFYS